The window AGGCGTCCTACGAGTACCAAGAGCGGGTCGATTCGGGGGAGGAGACCGTCGTCGGCGTCAACGCCTACCAGGTCGAGGCGGACACGGAGCCCGATCTGCTCCACATCGACGAGACGACCCGGGAGCGCCAGCTCGACCGGCTGGAGTCGGTGAAGGCGGAGCGCGACGACGATGCGGTCGAGGCGGCCCTCGACGACCTGCGCGACGCGGTCGACGCCGGCGGGAACGTGATGCCCGCGATCGTCGCGGCGGTGAAGGCGTACGCGACGATGGGCGAGATCATGGACGTGTTCGAGGCGGAACACGGGACGTACCGCGAACGGATCGGCGTGGCCTGAGCGAGGCGTATAAAAACCCGGGGACGACGTAACGGACGGACCGCCCGCGCGTTACGCCGGATCGACCGGCCGGGCGGACTCCGCGCACCACGCGTTGCCCCGGCGGCCGGCCCGCCGGAGATCGAGCTCGACGACCGACCCGGCGTCGAGCGCCGACAGCTCGTCTTCCACGTCGGGATCGTCGTACTCGACGACGTACAGCGTCCCGTTGCGTGGGTATTCACGGAGCGTGATCGCCCCGTGGTCGTTGCACGCGTCGACGATCGTGTACTTGCCAGTGCGGTCCATCCCGTGTGGCGCTACGAAGTGGCCCATGTTAACGTTTGTGCGTCCTGGTGTCGGGGTCGCACACGGCGCCGCGAACGGTCCACTTTAATCGGCGCGCCGCCTCGCTCGGGTATGACGGAGACGGAGGTCCCCGAGGACCACCCGCGGTACGCCTCGCTCGTGACGCGCCACCGGATCGAGGCGGGCGTCGAGAAGGGGATCACCTCGAGGCAGGGGCTCATCGCGCAGGGGCGCGCCGAGGCCTTCGACTACCTCCTCGGCGAGCGGACGCTCCCGAGCGCGGACCGCGCCGCGCGCGCCGCGGCCGCGACGCTGCTCGCGGCCGATCACCCGGTGATCTCGGTGAACGGCAACGTCGCCGCGCTCGCCCCCGCGGAGACGGTCGAGCTCGCCGACACGGTCGACGCCGACCTAGAGGTGAACCTCTTCAACCACACCGACGAGCGCGTCCGGCGCATCGCCGACCACCTCCGCGAGCACGGCGCCGACGAGGTGAAGGGGCTGACCGGCGACGGCGAGATCCCCGGGCTGTCGCACGCCCGCGGCGTCGTCGACGCCGACGGGATCGAGGCGGCGGACGTCGTCGTCGTCCCGCTCGAGGACGGCGACCGCGCCGCGGCGCTCGACGCGATGGGGAAGACGGAGGTCGTGATCGACCTCAACCCGGGGAGCCGGTCGCCGCAGACGGCGGACGTGCCGATCATCGACAACCTGATCCGCGCGGTCCCGAACGTCACGGCCCACGCGCGGGACCTCGCCGACGCCTCGGAGGAGGAACTGCGGGAGATAGCGGCGGAGTTCGACGCGGACGAGGCGCTCGCGGCCGCGGAGACCGCGATCCGTGAGGGATCGTTCGCGACGCCGGACGAGTCGTGAACGCTGTATCCCCTCCCTACTCACTCGCTTCGCTCGTTCGTTGAGGAAGGGGCCTTAGCGCCTCAATTCAGGTAACCGGCGAGCCGCGATCGGTCGGGTCGCGCTCGATCGGGTCGCAATCGACCGTGTCGCAATCGGCCAAGTCGCAATCGGCCGGGTCGTCACCGCGACCGGGCTCCGGGAGTTGTTGGGAATACGACGGATAGCGTCCCGCTACGCCGGAACTGCAAAGTCACCGCGCGACCTAGCGCGACCATGGAACTCGACGAGACGGACCGCGCGATCCTCAGGATCCTCCAAGAGGACGCCCGGACGCCGTTCTCGGAGGTCGCGCGCCGAATCGACATGTCGAGCGCGACCGTCCACGACCGGGTGGGGCGGATGGAGGAGGCTGGCGTCATCCAGGGGTACCACGCCGAGGTCGACCCCAAGGCGGTCGGGTACGGCGTCAGCGCGTTCGTCGGGCTCCGCGTGGAGCAGGGGCGCGAGGAGGACGCGCTCGAACGGCTCCGCGACATCGAGGGCGTCAGCGAGATCCACCTGACGACCGGGGAGTGGGACGTAATCCTCCGCGTCGTCGCCGCGGACACCGACAGCCTCCGCGATCTGATGTTCGAGCGGATCGCGGAGATGGACGGCTTCTCCCGGTCCCAGACGATGATCATCCTCGGCACCGACTTCGAGGCCGACGGCCCGCCGATCTGAGGGGCGGCCGGGCCGCGGGGCGGGTCCGAGCCGCGGGGCGAGTCCGGACCGGAACGCTCAACTCGGGAACGGTCCGAACGGGAATTATGAGCACACCGGTCGCCGAACGGGTCGGGCAGTCACCGGAGCGGGCGTGGGCCGCTGTCGTCGGCGGGATCGCGCTCCTCCTCGCGATCGGGTCGGCCGTCTTCCCGCGAGCCGTGTACGACCGGTTCGTCTGGCAGTACTTCTGGGGACCCGTCGTCGCCGACGGTCGGGGCGCGCAGTGCGCCGTCCGAGACGCCGGCGGCACGGAGCTGCTCGGGAGTTCGTCGGCGTGTCAGGCGGCCGTCGGCGCGGGCGAGGTCGTCGCGTTCCCGGGGTACACCACCGTCTCGACGGTGAGCTACGTGGTCGTCCTGCTGGGGATGCTGATCGGCGTCGTCTTCCTGCTCCGCCGGCTGGATATCGGCGACGAGCTCCGGTTCTTCTACGCGCTGTTCCCGTTCATGCTGCTCGGCGGCGCGCTCCGCACCGTCGAGGACTCGGGGGTCGCCGCGCTCCGCGCCGGCACGGAGCCGCTGATCCCCTTCCCCGCGAGCGCGCTGCTTATCAGCCCGTTCATCTACTTCACCGCGTTCGGGTTCACGCTCGCGTGCGTCCTCGCCGCGTACGGGCTGGCGAACCGCGGGATCGTCGACGACTACGCCAGACCGCTGTTCGCGATGGGAGCGCTCGCGCTCGCGGCGTCGCTCGCCTACCTCTCGTACCTCGCCGCCGCGACCGACTACGTCGAGTTCTACCCGCAGGTGCTCGCGTTGACGCTGGTCATCGCGACCGTCGCGGCCGCGGTCACGTGGAAGGTCGCGACCGCGTACGAGCCGACGATCCGACAGGGGACCGGCGTCGCGGGGATCATCATCATCTGGGGGCACGCGATCGACGGCGTCGCCAACGTGATCGGGCTCAACTGGATGCCGGCGCTGACGGGGACGGCGAACCTCGTCCCGAAACACGTCGTCAACGCGCTGATCGTGAACTGGACCGGCCGGCTCCTCCCGGACTCGATCCTCGCCGTCACCGGCGACGCGTGGCCGTTCCTGCTCGTGAAGCTCGTGGCCGCGACGTTCGTCGTCTGGGTGTTCAACGGCGAGATGTTCGAGGAGTCGCCGCGCTACACGCTGATGCTCCTGATCACGGTGCTCGCGGTCGGGCTCGGTCCGGGCACGCGTGACATGCTGCGCGCGACGTTCGGTATTTAAATAGAACGCGCTGCGCACCGCCTCACGCCACCTTCGTCGACACCGCGATGCCGGAGCCGACCGGGAGGATCGCCGTCTCGACCGCGTCGTCGGAGCGGACGGCACCGACGTACTCGCCGATCCCCCGAGTCTCGCCGTCGCGCTCGGGGTCGGGCAGCGGCGCTCCCTCCTCGAAGTGCGCGACGAGGTCCGCGAAGTCGATCGGGCCGCGCGTGATGTTGTCGGCCACGATCACCCCGCCGGTCCGGACCTTGGGGAGGACGGTCCGGTAGGCCTCCGCGTAGCGGCTCTTCTGGTGGTCGATGAGGGCGATATCGAAGGGACCGTCGTAGCGCTCGATCGTCTCCATCGCGTCGCCGACCTCGAACGTCACGCGGTCGG is drawn from Halorubrum sp. CBA1229 and contains these coding sequences:
- a CDS encoding phosphopantothenate/pantothenate synthetase; this translates as MTETEVPEDHPRYASLVTRHRIEAGVEKGITSRQGLIAQGRAEAFDYLLGERTLPSADRAARAAAATLLAADHPVISVNGNVAALAPAETVELADTVDADLEVNLFNHTDERVRRIADHLREHGADEVKGLTGDGEIPGLSHARGVVDADGIEAADVVVVPLEDGDRAAALDAMGKTEVVIDLNPGSRSPQTADVPIIDNLIRAVPNVTAHARDLADASEEELREIAAEFDADEALAAAETAIREGSFATPDES
- a CDS encoding Lrp/AsnC family transcriptional regulator, which encodes MELDETDRAILRILQEDARTPFSEVARRIDMSSATVHDRVGRMEEAGVIQGYHAEVDPKAVGYGVSAFVGLRVEQGREEDALERLRDIEGVSEIHLTTGEWDVILRVVAADTDSLRDLMFERIAEMDGFSRSQTMIILGTDFEADGPPI
- a CDS encoding DUF63 family protein encodes the protein MSTPVAERVGQSPERAWAAVVGGIALLLAIGSAVFPRAVYDRFVWQYFWGPVVADGRGAQCAVRDAGGTELLGSSSACQAAVGAGEVVAFPGYTTVSTVSYVVVLLGMLIGVVFLLRRLDIGDELRFFYALFPFMLLGGALRTVEDSGVAALRAGTEPLIPFPASALLISPFIYFTAFGFTLACVLAAYGLANRGIVDDYARPLFAMGALALAASLAYLSYLAAATDYVEFYPQVLALTLVIATVAAAVTWKVATAYEPTIRQGTGVAGIIIIWGHAIDGVANVIGLNWMPALTGTANLVPKHVVNALIVNWTGRLLPDSILAVTGDAWPFLLVKLVAATFVVWVFNGEMFEESPRYTLMLLITVLAVGLGPGTRDMLRATFGI
- a CDS encoding O-methyltransferase translates to MDVLSDPAERFLAATAPEHTATQAAMAELADDWGFPIIGPEAGSVLRLLARLTDARRVFEFGSGFGYSATWFLRGGAEAVICTEFDADEAERGVRFAADGGYADRVTFEVGDAMETIERYDGPFDIALIDHQKSRYAEAYRTVLPKVRTGGVIVADNITRGPIDFADLVAHFEEGAPLPDPERDGETRGIGEYVGAVRSDDAVETAILPVGSGIAVSTKVA